One genomic window of Cupriavidus malaysiensis includes the following:
- a CDS encoding IS481 family transposase: MPWSPRDTMSLRHEFVLLAQQEGCNRRQLCQRYGISPQTGYKWIARYTEQEMAGLVERSRRPATSPTRTAEELERLVVALRLQHPAWGGRKISRRLQDLGHTPVPAPSTVTSILHRHGLISPEASVKAQPWQRFEHAAPNQLWQMDFKGGFRTHDGQMCSPLTVLDDHSRFAVTLAACTQTHTAVVQEHLAQAFRHFGLPWRINADNGAPWGSPSQPGQLTGLGVWLIRLGVRLTHSRPAHPQTNGKDERFHRTLKAEVINARGFASSLQAQHAFDAWRDIYNLQRPHEALGLATPVTRYQPSPRSYPEVLPEIEYGPDDLVVKIKWDGQLRFRGQTFKVSNALRDFPVALRPQPNHDGRFDLYFVDHCFGYIDLNDHQAA; this comes from the coding sequence ATGCCCTGGAGCCCACGCGACACCATGAGCCTGCGCCACGAATTCGTCCTGCTCGCCCAGCAAGAGGGCTGCAATCGCCGCCAGCTATGCCAACGCTACGGCATCTCCCCGCAGACCGGCTATAAGTGGATTGCTCGGTACACCGAACAGGAGATGGCTGGTTTGGTCGAGCGGTCGCGCCGGCCCGCGACCAGTCCGACCCGAACGGCGGAGGAACTGGAGCGGTTGGTCGTCGCCCTGCGCCTGCAGCACCCGGCTTGGGGCGGACGCAAGATCAGCCGGCGGCTTCAGGATCTGGGCCACACACCGGTGCCGGCTCCGAGCACCGTGACGTCCATCCTGCATCGACATGGCCTGATCTCACCCGAAGCCTCGGTCAAGGCCCAGCCCTGGCAACGCTTTGAACATGCGGCGCCCAATCAGCTGTGGCAAATGGATTTCAAGGGCGGCTTTCGCACGCACGATGGCCAGATGTGCTCACCATTGACGGTACTGGACGATCATTCCCGCTTCGCCGTCACGCTGGCCGCCTGTACGCAGACCCACACCGCTGTGGTCCAGGAGCACCTGGCCCAGGCCTTTCGCCACTTCGGACTGCCTTGGCGTATCAACGCCGACAATGGGGCGCCGTGGGGCAGTCCTTCACAACCGGGGCAGCTCACCGGCCTGGGGGTCTGGCTCATCCGGCTGGGCGTGCGCCTGACCCATAGCCGTCCGGCCCATCCTCAAACCAATGGCAAGGACGAACGCTTTCACCGCACCCTCAAAGCCGAAGTGATCAATGCCCGTGGCTTTGCCTCCAGCCTGCAAGCCCAGCATGCGTTTGATGCCTGGCGCGATATCTACAACTTGCAGCGCCCACACGAGGCACTCGGCCTGGCGACGCCGGTGACACGCTATCAGCCCAGTCCTCGCTCCTATCCGGAGGTGCTACCGGAGATCGAATACGGCCCTGACGATCTGGTGGTGAAGATCAAATGGGACGGACAACTGCGCTTTCGCGGGCAAACCTTCAAAGTGTCCAATGCCCTACGAGATTTCCCGGTCGCCTTGCGCCCACAACCCAACCACGATGGACGATTCGATCTGTATTTCGTCGATCACTGCTTCGGCTACATCGATTTGAACGACCACCAGGCGGCTTAA
- a CDS encoding TRAP transporter small permease subunit, whose translation MQYLLGLSRQIDRLNQHTGRLANIMILLSCLVSAGNALLRYGFNLSDNWPLELQWYMFAVAVMFGAAYTFQRNEHVRVDLIYGNVSERAQHWIDIFGILVFLLPSCVLFAWLSWESLFLPSWRILEQSGNSGGLPRYPIKLVVPVGFALLALQGVSELIKRVAALKGLVRIESKYERPVQ comes from the coding sequence ATGCAATACTTGCTTGGTCTGTCACGACAGATCGACAGGTTAAACCAGCACACGGGCAGGCTTGCAAACATCATGATCCTGCTGTCGTGCCTGGTAAGCGCCGGCAACGCCCTGCTGCGCTACGGCTTCAACCTCAGTGACAACTGGCCGCTCGAGCTGCAGTGGTATATGTTCGCCGTGGCCGTGATGTTCGGTGCCGCCTATACCTTCCAGCGCAATGAACACGTACGCGTGGACCTGATCTACGGCAACGTTTCGGAGCGCGCCCAGCACTGGATCGACATCTTCGGCATCCTGGTCTTCCTGCTGCCGTCCTGCGTCCTCTTCGCCTGGCTTTCCTGGGAATCGCTGTTCCTGCCCTCGTGGCGCATCCTCGAGCAATCGGGCAATTCCGGCGGCCTGCCGCGCTACCCGATCAAGCTGGTGGTGCCCGTCGGCTTCGCCCTGCTTGCGCTGCAGGGCGTGTCCGAGCTGATCAAGCGCGTCGCCGCCCTCAAGGGCCTGGTGCGCATCGAATCGAAATACGAGAGGCCGGTGCAATGA
- the dcd gene encoding dCTP deaminase, translating into MSIKSDKWIRRMAEQHGMIEPFEPGQVREADGRKIVSYGTSSYGYDIRCADEFKIFTNINSTIVDPKNFDEKSFVDFKGDVCIIPPNSFALARTMEYFRIPRSVLTICLGKSTYARCGIIVNVTPFEPEWEGYVTLEFSNTTPLPAKIYAGEGCAQVLFFESDEVCETSYRDRGGKYQGQHGVTLPKT; encoded by the coding sequence ATGAGCATCAAATCCGACAAATGGATCCGCCGCATGGCGGAGCAGCACGGCATGATCGAGCCGTTCGAGCCCGGCCAGGTCCGTGAGGCCGACGGGCGCAAGATCGTCTCCTACGGCACCTCGAGCTACGGCTACGACATCCGCTGTGCCGACGAATTCAAGATCTTCACCAATATCAACAGCACCATCGTCGATCCCAAGAACTTTGACGAGAAATCCTTCGTCGATTTCAAGGGCGACGTCTGCATCATCCCGCCGAACTCGTTCGCGCTGGCGCGCACCATGGAGTATTTCCGCATCCCGCGCAGCGTGCTGACGATCTGCCTGGGCAAGAGCACCTACGCGCGCTGCGGCATCATCGTCAACGTGACGCCGTTCGAGCCCGAGTGGGAAGGCTATGTGACCCTGGAGTTCTCCAACACGACGCCGCTGCCGGCCAAGATCTATGCCGGCGAAGGCTGTGCCCAGGTGCTGTTCTTCGAGAGCGACGAGGTCTGCGAGACCTCCTACCGAGACCGTGGCGGCAAGTATCAGGGCCAGCACGGTGTCACACTGCCGAAAACCTGA
- a CDS encoding arginine/lysine/ornithine decarboxylase, giving the protein MKFRFPVIIIDEDFRSENISGSGIRALAQAIEAEGMEVMGLTSYGDLTSFAQQSSRASTFIVSIDDDEFVSEDDRPEADAIEKLRAFVSEVRRRNTDLPIFLYGETRTSRHIPNDILRELHGFIHMFEDTPEFVARHIIREAKVYLDSLAPPFFKALIDYAQDSSYSWHCPGHSGGVAFLKSPVGQVFHQFFGENMLRADVCNAVDELGQLLDHTGPVAASERNAARIFNSDHMFFVTNGTSTSNKMVWHANVAPGDIVVVDRNCHKSILHAIMMTGAIPVFLMPTRNHYGIIGPIPKSEFDPETIRRKIAAHPFASKAKNQKPRILTITQGTYDGVLYNAEQIKQMLATEIDTLHFDEAWLPHAAFHDFYRDMHAIGRDRPRSQDALVFATQSTHKLLAGLSQASQILVQDSETRKLDRHRFNEAYLMHTSTSPQYSIIASCDVAAAMMEAPGGTALVEESIQEALDFRRAMRKVEGDYVAGKNGDWWFKVWGPDALIEDGIGDREEWMLQANDRWHGFGDLADGFNLLDPIKATLITPGLDVDGEFSERGIPAAIVTKYLAEHGIIIEKTGLYSFFIMFTIGITKGRWNSLVTELQQFKDDYDQNQPLWRVLPEFVGKHPQYERMGLRDLCDAIHSVYKANDVARVTTEMYLSDMEPAMKPSDAWAMMAHREIERVPVDELEGRVTAILLTPYPPGIPLLIPGERFNRTIVQYLQFAREFNKLFPGFETDIHGLVEEVVDGQKAYFVDCVK; this is encoded by the coding sequence ATGAAATTCCGCTTTCCCGTCATCATCATCGACGAAGACTTCCGCTCCGAGAACATCTCCGGCTCGGGCATCCGGGCGCTGGCCCAGGCCATCGAGGCGGAAGGCATGGAGGTCATGGGGCTGACCAGCTACGGCGACCTGACTTCCTTCGCCCAGCAGTCGAGCCGCGCCTCGACCTTCATCGTCTCGATCGACGATGACGAGTTCGTCAGCGAGGACGACCGTCCCGAAGCGGATGCCATCGAGAAGCTGCGTGCCTTCGTCAGCGAAGTGCGCCGCCGCAACACCGACCTGCCGATCTTCCTGTATGGCGAGACCCGCACCTCCCGCCATATCCCCAACGATATCCTGCGCGAACTGCACGGCTTCATCCACATGTTCGAGGACACGCCGGAATTCGTCGCGCGCCACATCATCCGCGAGGCCAAGGTCTACCTCGACTCGCTGGCGCCGCCGTTCTTCAAGGCGCTGATCGACTATGCGCAGGACAGCTCCTATTCCTGGCACTGCCCCGGCCACTCCGGCGGCGTGGCCTTCCTGAAGAGCCCGGTCGGCCAGGTCTTCCACCAGTTCTTCGGCGAGAACATGCTGCGCGCCGACGTCTGCAATGCGGTGGACGAACTCGGCCAGCTGCTCGACCACACCGGCCCGGTGGCGGCTTCGGAGCGCAATGCCGCGCGCATCTTCAATTCCGACCACATGTTCTTCGTCACCAACGGCACCTCGACCTCGAACAAGATGGTCTGGCACGCCAATGTGGCGCCCGGCGACATCGTGGTGGTGGACCGCAACTGCCACAAGTCCATCCTGCACGCCATCATGATGACCGGCGCGATCCCGGTCTTCCTGATGCCCACGCGCAACCACTACGGCATCATCGGCCCGATTCCGAAGAGCGAGTTCGACCCGGAGACGATCCGCCGGAAGATCGCCGCGCACCCGTTCGCCAGCAAGGCCAAGAACCAGAAGCCGCGCATCCTGACCATCACCCAGGGCACCTACGACGGCGTGCTGTACAACGCCGAGCAGATCAAGCAGATGCTGGCCACGGAGATCGACACGCTGCACTTCGACGAGGCCTGGCTGCCGCACGCCGCTTTCCACGATTTCTACCGCGACATGCACGCGATCGGCCGTGATCGCCCGCGCAGCCAGGACGCGCTGGTATTCGCCACGCAGTCCACGCACAAGCTGCTGGCCGGCCTGTCGCAGGCCTCGCAGATCCTCGTGCAGGATTCCGAGACGCGCAAGCTGGACCGCCATCGCTTCAACGAGGCGTACCTGATGCACACCTCGACCAGCCCGCAGTACTCGATCATCGCCTCCTGCGACGTGGCCGCGGCGATGATGGAAGCGCCCGGCGGCACCGCGCTGGTGGAGGAAAGCATCCAGGAAGCGCTGGACTTCCGCCGCGCCATGCGCAAGGTCGAAGGCGACTATGTCGCCGGCAAGAACGGCGACTGGTGGTTCAAGGTGTGGGGCCCGGACGCGCTGATCGAAGATGGTATCGGCGACCGCGAAGAGTGGATGCTGCAGGCCAATGATCGCTGGCACGGCTTCGGCGACCTCGCCGACGGCTTCAATCTGCTGGACCCGATCAAGGCCACCCTCATCACCCCGGGCCTGGACGTGGACGGCGAGTTCAGTGAGCGCGGCATCCCCGCGGCCATCGTCACCAAGTACCTGGCCGAGCACGGCATCATCATCGAGAAGACGGGACTGTATTCCTTCTTCATCATGTTCACCATCGGCATCACCAAGGGCCGCTGGAACTCGCTGGTGACCGAGTTGCAGCAGTTCAAGGACGACTACGACCAGAACCAGCCGCTGTGGCGCGTGCTGCCGGAGTTCGTCGGCAAGCATCCGCAGTACGAGCGCATGGGCCTGCGCGACCTGTGCGATGCCATCCACAGTGTCTACAAGGCCAATGACGTGGCCCGCGTGACCACCGAGATGTACCTGTCGGACATGGAGCCGGCGATGAAGCCGTCGGACGCATGGGCCATGATGGCGCATCGCGAGATCGAGCGTGTGCCGGTCGACGAGCTGGAAGGCCGCGTCACTGCCATCCTGCTGACGCCGTATCCGCCGGGCATTCCGCTGCTGATCCCGGGTGAGCGTTTCAACCGCACGATCGTGCAGTACCTGCAGTTCGCGCGAGAATTCAATAAGCTGTTCCCTGGCTTTGAGACCGATATCCACGGGTTGGTGGAAGAAGTGGTCGATGGGCAGAAGGCTTATTTCGTTGACTGCGTGAAGTAA
- a CDS encoding TRAP transporter large permease, which produces MIPVEYMPPLMFGGLVVFMLIGFPVAFSLSAVGLAFGFLAIEWGYFPVSFLQAVPSRVFGSVLANELLLAIPFFTFMGAILEKCGLAEDMLDSMGQLFGPVRGGLGYSVIIVGFILGAITGTVAAQVIAMAMISLPVMMRYRYNMKYATGVLAASGTITQLVPPSLVLVVLADQLKTPAGSADVGSMYLGAWGPSVVQIALFALYTFVLARIKPDWLPPVPPEARTLQGWALWKKCLRGIIPCAVLIFLVLGTIMLGIATPTESGAMGAVGALVLAVLRDKGFNRIDRNIYRLGLAATGITVIAGIVAFGSHAFRIPLALVYLVIVWLLLRAGQLSELRGLIVEAYQSTSRITAMVVFILIGSTCFSVVFQGVDGGAWVEHLFSSLPGGWIGFLIVVNLFIFFLAFFLDFFEIAFIVVPMLAPVAVKVLAPVVADSMGGNPEAAATAALVWFGVMLCVNMQTSFMHPPFGFALFYLRGIAPKEVKSSDIYWGALPWVVLQLVMVLLVMFWPGMVTGLLDKGSLHHSNSAEVSIPLGNDADKGGGSGAASAPGSLELPAAPTQEEPAAPQFDFEKKK; this is translated from the coding sequence ATGATTCCCGTCGAGTATATGCCGCCGCTGATGTTCGGCGGCCTGGTGGTATTCATGCTCATCGGCTTCCCGGTGGCATTTTCGCTGTCGGCGGTGGGCCTGGCCTTCGGCTTCCTCGCCATCGAATGGGGCTATTTTCCCGTCAGCTTCCTGCAGGCAGTGCCGAGCCGGGTGTTCGGCAGCGTGCTGGCCAACGAACTGCTGCTGGCCATTCCCTTCTTCACCTTCATGGGAGCCATCCTGGAGAAGTGCGGGCTGGCCGAGGACATGCTGGACTCGATGGGCCAGCTGTTCGGCCCCGTGCGCGGCGGCCTGGGCTACTCCGTGATCATCGTCGGCTTCATCCTGGGCGCGATCACCGGCACGGTGGCCGCGCAGGTGATCGCCATGGCGATGATCTCGCTGCCGGTGATGATGCGCTACCGCTACAACATGAAGTACGCCACCGGCGTGCTGGCGGCCTCGGGCACCATCACCCAGCTGGTGCCGCCGTCGCTGGTGCTGGTGGTGCTGGCCGACCAGCTCAAGACCCCCGCCGGCAGCGCCGACGTGGGCAGCATGTACCTGGGCGCCTGGGGCCCCTCGGTGGTGCAGATCGCGCTGTTCGCCCTCTACACCTTCGTGCTGGCCCGCATCAAGCCCGACTGGCTGCCGCCGGTCCCGCCCGAGGCGCGCACGCTGCAAGGCTGGGCCCTGTGGAAGAAGTGCCTGCGCGGCATCATTCCCTGCGCCGTGCTGATCTTCCTGGTGCTGGGCACCATCATGCTGGGCATCGCCACCCCGACCGAGTCGGGTGCCATGGGCGCGGTCGGCGCCCTGGTGCTGGCCGTGCTCCGCGACAAGGGCTTCAACCGCATCGACCGCAACATCTATCGCCTCGGCCTGGCCGCGACCGGCATCACCGTGATCGCCGGCATCGTCGCCTTCGGCTCGCACGCCTTCCGCATCCCGCTGGCGCTGGTCTACCTGGTGATCGTCTGGCTGCTGCTGCGTGCGGGCCAGCTGAGCGAACTGCGCGGACTGATCGTCGAGGCCTACCAGTCGACCTCCCGCATCACCGCCATGGTGGTCTTCATCCTGATCGGCTCCACCTGCTTCTCGGTGGTGTTCCAGGGCGTCGACGGGGGCGCCTGGGTCGAGCACCTGTTCAGCTCGCTGCCCGGCGGCTGGATCGGCTTCCTGATCGTCGTCAACCTGTTCATCTTCTTCCTGGCCTTCTTCCTCGACTTCTTCGAGATCGCCTTCATCGTGGTCCCGATGCTGGCGCCGGTAGCGGTCAAGGTGCTGGCACCGGTGGTAGCCGACTCGATGGGCGGCAACCCGGAAGCAGCGGCCACCGCCGCGCTGGTGTGGTTCGGCGTGATGCTGTGCGTGAACATGCAGACGTCCTTCATGCATCCGCCGTTCGGCTTCGCGCTGTTCTACCTGCGCGGCATCGCCCCCAAGGAGGTCAAGAGTTCGGACATCTACTGGGGCGCCCTGCCCTGGGTGGTGCTGCAGCTGGTGATGGTGCTGCTGGTGATGTTCTGGCCCGGCATGGTGACGGGCCTGCTCGACAAGGGTTCGCTGCACCATAGCAATTCGGCGGAGGTCAGTATTCCGTTGGGCAATGACGCGGACAAGGGCGGCGGCTCGGGGGCGGCGTCTGCACCGGGCTCGCTCGAGTTACCTGCGGCGCCGACGCAGGAGGAACCGGCTGCGCCGCAGTTCGATTTCGAGAAGAAGAAATGA